The Brassica napus cultivar Da-Ae chromosome C7, Da-Ae, whole genome shotgun sequence genomic interval gtgtgttttggatTGTAGGGGAAGATCGAAGTTATCAAATTTGGATCTAAGAAGCTTTTCTTTAATATTCATGGCCTCGCTTGTAGGGTAAGTGTATACGTACACATAAGAGATTTGCTTGTGCTTTATTTCTTTAGGCCTCTAAGTTGATGAATCTTGGACAATTTTTCCTTGTTGTTGCAGCATTACCCTGTATCAAAATCTGTATTTTGAAGGTATCTACTTAGCTTCATCGTCGATGGGAAGTGCCATGGGTAACATCATCCCTGCATTCACCTTCCTAATCTCATTTCTCGCCGggtatataacttatatattcatatattacattcatAACATCATCTCTCTTTATATGGAAAATTTGGAAATTTTATGTAACTAATTACTGCTGATCTTTAGATACGAGAAGGTGAATTTTCGGAATATCAGAGGCTTAGCGAAGATATTAGGGACGGTCATATGTGTAGTAGGAGCCGTATCCATGACTCTGATTCGTGGGCCAAAGATTCTCAACTCGGAATTTTCTTTACCGATAGCGAAATCGTTACTAGGAAATATTAAGGACCAGAACTTATGGCTGTTTGGTTGTTTGTTGGTGTTCGTTAGCACTCTTTGCTGGTCTTTTTCGCTCATAATTCAGGTAAATTTCACTAAACAAGAACGATcattactttctttttttttggtaacgtTTCTTGcttcacaaaaaaattaaacattgttTACAACAATACCCTAGGTTCCAATATCTGCCtattacccagaccacctctcTTTATCAGCGTGGATGTGTTTATTCAGCACGATACAATGTGCAATCGTCACTTTCTTCCTCGAGAAAGACCCAAACGCATGGATTCTCCATTCCTACTCCGAGTTAGCGACGTGTCTCTACGCTGTAAGCACATAAATAACccagttgatttttttttatatattctttagcagacataaaccctaatttttaaaatatgattgttAGGGAGTTGTAACGTCAGCGATTTCTACTACGGTCCAAGCTTGGGTTATATCTAAAAGAGGCCCTTTGTTCTCAGCAATGTTTAATCCTCTCTGTACAGTCATTGTCACAATCTTGGC includes:
- the LOC106409795 gene encoding WAT1-related protein At4g30420-like translates to MGNVEEYKPVIAMLGLQLCYAGVILTSEATLVNGTSPRVFILYRQAFATIFIFPFILFTRGRSKLSNLDLRSFSLIFMASLVGITLYQNLYFEGIYLASSSMGSAMGNIIPAFTFLISFLAGYEKVNFRNIRGLAKILGTVICVVGAVSMTLIRGPKILNSEFSLPIAKSLLGNIKDQNLWLFGCLLVFVSTLCWSFSLIIQVPISAYYPDHLSLSAWMCLFSTIQCAIVTFFLEKDPNAWILHSYSELATCLYAGVVTSAISTTVQAWVISKRGPLFSAMFNPLCTVIVTILASMFLQEEMFTGGLIGGLFVIMGLYMVLWGKAKDVDVMIIQEQIDNNKNSEVKIQIEDFSDTEKCNNDLKKPLLS